The nucleotide window CTAATATCATCGCTAGAATTTCCGGATGTTCTTTAAATACGGCTAGGGAATTAATGAATAATCTCCCCCATACTTTATCAACCCCTTTATATAAACCTCAAGCAATGCGATTAGTCAGAGCGTTAAAAAAAGTTCAAGTTTTTGCTAATATTATTTCTACTTCCTCCCAATCCTCAAAAATTTAATTGATAATTGATAAGATAGTAGGGTGGGCATCGCCCACCTTTTTAGTTAACAGCGAACAGTGAACAGTTAATAAGTAGGTGGGTATAAATAAACGGACAAGAGAAAAATTATTAAAAGTTGTGCTAATCCTTGGCCGGGGAGGGCGAGCATCCCTACTACGAACCAAGCCTATTTTACACTTAATTACCTACATAACTGTTCACTGTTAACTGTTCACTGTTAACTGTTAACGAAAGCTTCGTGAATGTGGCAAAATTTGAAGAGTACACCAAGACCACCCTTGACTTAACCATTGTCCATGACCACAACTTTACCCACCCTCGCAAAGCAATACGATCCCAAAACCACCGAAGAGAAATGGCAACAATATTGGCAAGAACAGGAGGTTTTTAAAGCAGAACCCAACCCGAAAAAACCAGCTTACAGTCTCGTTATCCCACCACCAAACGTGACCGGCAGTTTGCACATGGGACACGCCTTCAACACCGCCCTAATTGATACCCTTGTGCGTTATCATCGGATGTGTGGGTATGATACCCTCTGTCTGCCCGGAATTGACCATGCCAGTATTGCAGTTCAAACGATTCTCGAAAAACAACTCAAAGCCGAAGGCAAAACCCGCTACGATATAGGAAGAGAAAAATTTCTCGAAAGAGCCTGGCAATGGAAACAACAATCCGGAGGCACAATCATCAATCAATTAAAACGCCTCGGACTCTCCGCAGACTGGAGTAGACAACGGTTTACCCTCGATGAAAGTTTATCGAAAGCCGTTAAAACAGCCTTTGTTACCCTGTATGAAGCCGGATTAATTTATCGTGGCAATTATTTAGTCAATTGGTGTCCGGAAACTCAATCAGCCGTATCGGATCTAGAAGTAGAAAGCAAAGAAGTAGACGGTCATTTGTGGCATTTTCGCTATCCCCTCAGTGATGGGAGTGGTTATCTCGAAGTGGCGACAACCCGACCGGAAACCATGTTAGGAGACACAGGAGTAGCCGTCAACCCGACCGATGAACGCTACAAACATTTAATCGGTCAAACCGTCACCTTACCCATTATGGAGCGAGAAATCCCCATTGTGGCCGATGAATTAGTCGACCCAGAATTTGGAACGGGTTGCGTTAAGGTGACACCGGCACATGACTATAATGATTTTGAAATGGGCAACCGTCATCAGCTTCCTTTCATCAATATCATGAATAAAGATGGGACGCTTAATGAAAATGCAGGGCCGTTTGCCGGTGAGGAGCGCTTTGTTGCCCGCAAAAATGTCGTCAAACGACTAGAAGAAACCGGATTTTTAGTTAAAATAGAAGAATATCGTCATACTGTCCCTTATAGCGATCGGGGTAAAGTTCCCGTCGAACCTCTTTTATCGACTCAATGGTTTGTCAAAATCGATCCAATGGCTAAAAAAGCCTTAGCCTTCTTAGATGAACAAAATTCACCCCAATTTATCCCGGAAAGGTGGACAAAAGTTTATCGAGATTGGTTGGTTAAATTAAAAGATTGGTGTATCTCTCGTCAACTGTGGTGGGGTCATCAAATTCCTGCATGGTATGTCGTTAATTTAACCGATGGGAAGATTACGGATGACACGCCCTTTGTAGTTGCTTATAGTGAAGAAGAGGCATTAAAGACAGCCAAACAACAGTATGGAGATAATATTCAATTGAGCCAAGATCCGGATGTATTAGATACTTGGTTCTCCTCTGGGTTATGGCCGTTTTCAACGATGGGATGGCCTGAGGAAACCACAGACCTTAAAACCTATTATCCCACCAGTACCCTAGTCACCGGCTTTGATATTATCTTTTTCTGGGTCGCCCGTATGACGATGATGGCCGGTTATTTTACCGGTCAGATGCCGTTTAAAGATGTGTATATTCATGGGTTAGTCCGGGATGAAAACGGCAAGAAAATGTCTAAGTCTGCTAACAATGGCATTGATCCTCTCATCTTAATTGAAAAATATGGAGCAGATGCCCTGCGTTACACTTTAATTCGGGAAGTCGCCGGAGCCGGACAAGATATTAGCTTACAATACGATCGCACCTCGGATCAATCGGAATCTGTCGAAGCCTCTCGCAATTTTGCCAATAAACTCTGGAATGCTGCCCGGTTCGTGATGATGAATTTGGACGGAAAAACGCCCCAAGAATTGGGAAATCCGTCTTTAGACGAGTTAGAATTATGCGATCGCTGGATTCTCTCCCGTTTTAATCAAGTCGTCCAACAAACCCGCAATTACATCGATCATTATGGGTTAGGAGAAGCCGCCAAAGGACTCTATGAGTTTATTTGGGGGGATTTTTGTGACTGGTATATCGAATTAGTTAAATCTCGTCTATTTAACAAAGAATTATCCTCTTCCCGTATCGTAGCTCAACAAACCTTAGCCTTTGTTCTCGACGGCATTTTAAAATTATTACATCCCTTTATGCCTCATATCACCGAGGAAATATGGCAAATCTTAACCCAAAAAACCGATCAGGTATTGGCCTTACAGACTTATCCTGAAGTGAATGATAACTTAATTGATTCTCAATTAGAGGACTCTTTCCTACTGCTTTTTGCTAGCATACGTACTATAAGAAACTTGCGGGCTGAAGCAGAAATTAAACCGGGTGTAACTGCGCCGGTTATTCTTCAGAGTGATAACCCTCAAGAACGTCAAATTCTCACCCAAGGACAAGTCTATATCCAAGACTTAGGTAAAGTAGAGGAATTGACGATTACGCCCCAATTAAGGGAAGATACTAGAAAAGCAATTGCTGGTGTGGTGGGGACAATTCAAGTTTTAATTCCTTTGACAGGGCTTATTGACATTGAGGTGCTGCGAGGCAAAATCCAGAAAAATTTAAGTAAAGTAGAAGGAGATATTACTTCTCTAGAAAACCGCTTAAATAATCCTAATTTCGTCAATAAAGCCCCTAAAGAAGTGGTTGAAGCAACAAAAGAAGCCCTAGCAGAAGCCCAAAAACAAGCTGAAATTTTACGAGAACGTCTTCTCCGTCTTCAATAATTCTGTTATTAGTTGTTGGGAGTAGGTTATTAATGATTTGATTTCAATAAACTAACTAACACCTAACAACTAACAACTAACAACTCACTCATTAGAAGCTATGTTACACCTGGCTCAAGTTTGTAAAAATCCCATTTCGGGGGAAGTAGAACTTCAATTATTAGCTCACAAAACATCGGATCAGAGTTGGGAAGTGAGCAACATATCTTCTGTTACTTATCCTCTAAATAATCAAGAATTTTCCACTGAAGGGTTGTTAGTTTTAGTTGAGCTAACCGAAACTCAAAAAATTCTGAAAATAGAGTTAGCTAAAGATTGGATTTTAAGCCTAATTGAAAAATATTTAATTGCTAATACTATTACTCCGGAATGGGTTGAACAAGAACAAGAACGAGTAGAACAATGGCGACAAGAAATTACGGCTAAAAGTTTGGATTTAAATCGTCGTCATTTAGAAATAGAAACCCGTCGAGATCAACTCCAAGAGTTGGAAATCTCTCTCAAACAAGAAAAAG belongs to Gloeothece citriformis PCC 7424 and includes:
- a CDS encoding valine--tRNA ligase yields the protein MTTTLPTLAKQYDPKTTEEKWQQYWQEQEVFKAEPNPKKPAYSLVIPPPNVTGSLHMGHAFNTALIDTLVRYHRMCGYDTLCLPGIDHASIAVQTILEKQLKAEGKTRYDIGREKFLERAWQWKQQSGGTIINQLKRLGLSADWSRQRFTLDESLSKAVKTAFVTLYEAGLIYRGNYLVNWCPETQSAVSDLEVESKEVDGHLWHFRYPLSDGSGYLEVATTRPETMLGDTGVAVNPTDERYKHLIGQTVTLPIMEREIPIVADELVDPEFGTGCVKVTPAHDYNDFEMGNRHQLPFINIMNKDGTLNENAGPFAGEERFVARKNVVKRLEETGFLVKIEEYRHTVPYSDRGKVPVEPLLSTQWFVKIDPMAKKALAFLDEQNSPQFIPERWTKVYRDWLVKLKDWCISRQLWWGHQIPAWYVVNLTDGKITDDTPFVVAYSEEEALKTAKQQYGDNIQLSQDPDVLDTWFSSGLWPFSTMGWPEETTDLKTYYPTSTLVTGFDIIFFWVARMTMMAGYFTGQMPFKDVYIHGLVRDENGKKMSKSANNGIDPLILIEKYGADALRYTLIREVAGAGQDISLQYDRTSDQSESVEASRNFANKLWNAARFVMMNLDGKTPQELGNPSLDELELCDRWILSRFNQVVQQTRNYIDHYGLGEAAKGLYEFIWGDFCDWYIELVKSRLFNKELSSSRIVAQQTLAFVLDGILKLLHPFMPHITEEIWQILTQKTDQVLALQTYPEVNDNLIDSQLEDSFLLLFASIRTIRNLRAEAEIKPGVTAPVILQSDNPQERQILTQGQVYIQDLGKVEELTITPQLREDTRKAIAGVVGTIQVLIPLTGLIDIEVLRGKIQKNLSKVEGDITSLENRLNNPNFVNKAPKEVVEATKEALAEAQKQAEILRERLLRLQ